A window of Aquibium oceanicum genomic DNA:
GGGCCTGCACTTCACGCCGGCGCTCTTCGGCGAGCTCGATGCACGCGGCGTGGAACGGCATTTTGTGACGCTGCACGTCGGCGCCGGTACCTTCCTCCCGGTGAAGGCGGAGGATACGGCCGATCACCGCATGCATGCCGAGATCGGTCATGTCAGCGCGGAGACGGCCGACGCGCTGAATGCCGTGCGCGCGCGCGGCGGTCGGGTCGTCTGCGTCGGCACCACATCGCTCAGGCTCCTGGAAAGTGCCGCCGGCGAGGACGGTCGGTTGTCGGCCTGGTCAGGCGCGACCGACATCTTCATCACGCCGGGCTACCGCTTCCGCGCGGTCGACGGACTGATGACCAACTTCCACCTTCCGCGCTCGACCCTCTTCATGCTCGTCTCGGCCCTTTCCGGCCTGGAGACGATGCGCGAGGCCTACCGCCACGCGATCAACACCGGCTACCGGTTCTATTCGTACGGCGATGCGAGCCTGTTGTGGCGCGCCGAAGGCGGCCTTCAGGACCAGTAGTCTCCCACGCAGCGACCGTCGCGAGGCAGGTCTTCGAAGCTGACGAGCCCGTCGAAATGATCGATCGGAATGGCGGCAACGGTATCGGGCTCGGCCAGGCGTACGTTGACGGCCATGCGCCGCCTGCCATCTTTCTCCAACCTGTTTCCGCGCCACCAGGCGACGCAGCCGCAGTCCGGGCAGAAATGGAAGCTCAGGCCCCTGTCTTTGCCGCGCGAATAGGCACGCGAGTCGCCGGATGTGGTGATTTCCTCGCCTTCGTAACCGTAGATCCACAGCGTGCCATATCGCCGGCAGATCGTGCAGTTGCAGGCAGTAGCTCCGTCGGGCTGGCCGCCGAAGCTCCAGCGGAGACGGCCGCAATGGCACGAACCTTCAAGCATTGCATCCGCCTCACCGTTTCGAAGATCACTCGACGGTAGAGACGCGATGGCGCCGGTACAAGATAAGCCCGCGTCACTCCTGCCAGTTGCCTTGCCTCTGCTCGGGGGATAGGGGCGTGCCATGAGCGA
This region includes:
- a CDS encoding GFA family protein, which encodes MLEGSCHCGRLRWSFGGQPDGATACNCTICRRYGTLWIYGYEGEEITTSGDSRAYSRGKDRGLSFHFCPDCGCVAWWRGNRLEKDGRRRMAVNVRLAEPDTVAAIPIDHFDGLVSFEDLPRDGRCVGDYWS